The genomic window ATCAACACCAACCCCAGCCGCGTCGACGCCGACGGCCGCCTCCGCATCGCGCCGCACCACGACTTCCACGCCGGCCCGCACGGCTGCGGCATCGGCACCTGCCCGCCCAACATGTGCAAGGGCCAGGTGCTCGACAGcatccgcgcctccgccgccgcggcggACGGCGCCAGGAAGCGCTTCATCTACCTCGGCGACGGCCGCGGCGACTACTGCCCGTCGCTGCGGCTCGCCAGGGAGGACTTCATGATGCCGCGCAAGGGGTTCCCCGTGTGGGACCTCATCTGCGAGAACCCGGGCCTGCTCCAGGCCGAGGTGCACCCGTGGAGCGACGGCAAGGACATGGAGGAGACGCTGCTGCGGCTCATCAGCCGGGTGCTCGTCGAGGAGAGCACGCTGCTGCCGCTCGACTGCAAGCTCGAGTCGCTGCCGGTGTCCGTCCAGGACGGCATGCCCATGCCGCTCGGCGTCAAGAACTGATCCATCCATCCCTGCTCCATTGCCATTAATTTGGGGATCGATACCTTGTTTTCTGATTTGCTTGCCTGATATGCTGGTgtagtacgtactccctccgttccaaaatagatgacccaattttgtactaaagttagtataaagttgagtcatctattttgaaacggatggAGTATGAGTTTGGGTAAGGCGTCGGTGGAAACTAATTAAGGATGAGGTGTTCGAGCGCCAATGGCGA from Triticum aestivum cultivar Chinese Spring chromosome 3B, IWGSC CS RefSeq v2.1, whole genome shotgun sequence includes these protein-coding regions:
- the LOC123065667 gene encoding inorganic pyrophosphatase 1, producing MAGVVVVFDFDKTIIDVDSDNWVVDGLGATDLFDRLLPTMPWNTLIDTVMGELHAQGRTLRDVADVLRAAPINPRVVSAIRAAYSLGCDLRVLSDANRFFIDIILDYHGLRGCFSEINTNPSRVDADGRLRIAPHHDFHAGPHGCGIGTCPPNMCKGQVLDSIRASAAAADGARKRFIYLGDGRGDYCPSLRLAREDFMMPRKGFPVWDLICENPGLLQAEVHPWSDGKDMEETLLRLISRVLVEESTLLPLDCKLESLPVSVQDGMPMPLGVKN